The region ATGTTTTTCTTTATGCTTGATGCCATATTATAAATAAGATCAAACTCCACCATAATCACCCCAAATCTGTCATCTGTATGATACAGTATATTGTATATTCTATATTCTATATCTAGAAGTTTCAAGAAAATAATATAAAATAAATAAAGGCATCCTTTTTTTGAGGATACCTTATACTTTAACTTTACTTGCCATATTCTTGATGGTTATGTATAGATCAATAATGTCAGCACCTGCAGATATATCCTCCATAGTATATCCCTGATCCAAATACTGCATATAATCTATATTTTGTTCATGTATCCTATCCTTTAATATTTCAGATAGGATATGGCACCTCTCAATATGCGATTCGATATTGGATAAAGTGCGCTCCATTTCCTTTTCCATAACCGATATCACCCCAATTTCATGTTTTTAACTTGTAGAGCAATATATTATAATATCATATGCTATAAGGACTAAATATCCCTTTTGAAAATCCATATAAAACCGCCTGTACCCTATTATTCTGTCCTGTCTTTTTAAGAATTTGACTTACATGGCTTTTTACCGTTGCTTCGCTTATGTATAATTTTTTTGCTATCTCCTGATTTGTATAACTTCGCGCGACCAATTTATAAACCTCCATCTCACGCTGTGTAAGGTTTATACTTTTCCCAATATTATCGTTCCCATCATTTGCCTTTATTATACATCTTATAAAGTCTGGGAAAATACAATATCCGCCTGTATATACCAATTGTGCAATGCTAATTAATTCATCTGGAAGAATATCCTTTGTGATACAAGCATCTGCACCTGAATCTGAAATAAGTCCCTTATCCAGTATATCAAATTCGTCCAGCATTATCATTACTTTTATATTTTTATCTACCTCTTTTATAGCACTACAAGCCTCTAAACCATTGAATACTGGCATACTATAATCTGCTATTACTAGATCAGGTTTTAATGCCTTTGCTTGTTCTACAAGTTGTCTACCATCTGATGCTTGCCCTATTATTTGAAAGCGTTCATCATCAAACACTGCTAAAAGCCCTTGTCTTATTATTTGCTGATCATCTGCTATAATCAATTTGATTGGCATAATAGCCCTCCCCTTTCCTACATTATATGCATGAGCTTAATAATTATTACAATTAAATAATTATTTTTACAAAAGGAGGGCAAAACCCTTTATTTCCCTAATTATTACCCAAAATTTCATTCTACACTATATTATATATTATCACATTTTATATGTTCAAGTCCCATATTTCTTGAAAAAACTCAAAAAAAAGCTGGTTTTCCCAGCTTTTTATCATAATATTAAGTCCTTACCCTTGCCTTTATAGCCATCCGCCTCTCATAAACCTTTTTCTCCTGTGAGATTTTTATAAGCCTTGTAAGCTCAAATATTATAATCAATGATATTGGAAGCACTATAAGGAATATAAATCCTACAGGATTTTTCATAAAGGAAAGTATAAACCCAAGTTTAGGTATTTTAAATAGTACTTTTTCTCCCTTTAAAAATATTAAGCTCCCGTAATCTTCATAATTTTTTTCTATTCCATACTGCCCAAGTTCTACAGTATTTTCCACTTTATATGCGCCTAAAACTGGTATCTCTTCTTGATAATATACACCCCTTATGCCTATGTAGGTAAGGAGCATAATTGATAACAAAAATGCACATATTACTACCTCCATTATGCATGAAAAGAATTTTTTCATAAAATCATCCTCTCTTCTTTTGTCTCCTTCTTCTATTCTATTTCCTTGTCCACTTTTCAGTAAATTATACATAAGTATGAAATATGTTCACACCATGGTATGATATGCCCTCCATTTACAGCCATATTTTTTGTGTTATTATCATTTTTTTGTTTATATTTATCATAAATTATATTATAATAGTTACTTGTAATATGTTTTTAGGAGGCCTCTTTATGAAAATATTATATTCTTTTGTACATGATTACTACATAGAAATATGTCTAGCTGCAAGCATGATTACATTACTGAGCCTTATACTTGTTATTGTTAATTTTTCCAGAACCACAAAGATATTACGGAGATATAAGCGTCTTATGCGCGGCGTAGACAACAAAAATTTAGAATTTATATTAAATCAACAATTTGATAAGATTGAGCAGGCACTAAATACGGTAGATATGATAGAAGAAAATCATAATACACTTTTAAAGCAGGTAAATACCTGTGTTCAAAATGTAGGCGTAATACGTTATAATGCCTTTGATGATATGGGCAGTCAACAAAGCTATTCGGTAGCAATCTTAGATAATGAAAAAAATGGTGTAGTATTGACCGGTTTGTTTGGTCGAGATAGTTCCTCAACATATGCCAAACCAATAGTAAATGGAAAATCTAATTATCCCCTTTCTGAAGAAGAAATACAGGCTATACAAAACGCTTTAAATCAGAAATGAATATGTATAAAAAAACACCTCACAGGAAAAATATTAACCATGGAGGTGTTTTTTTTGAAAACTATAGCCATTCAAAGGGGATTAGAGGAGATAAAAATGCGGTTAGACGCCATTGGATATAATACTCTATATCACGATGAAATTTCGACACCTATAGATGCCTATGTCTATTATGGCACACCTGATCAAATGTCCCTTGTTTCTGTAAATAATATGTTAAACAACAGTATTACGTCTTCCAATCCCATAGTAGTAAATGCCTATCAAAAATCAATAGATGATATAGTGAAAATCATTGAGAGCAGAGTGTACAGCCCACTATTTTGATATCAAATAGTGGGCTGATTAGTTCTGTTGCCCTCACCTGCTGTAAGTCTCCACATTACATAATGTATGCCGTTGCTTATTAAATCTGCCATCTTCATAACTAGGTTAAGCCTAGTATTTTGAAGTATTAAATATTCCATAAAGCCACTCATATTCACTATACCCATTATATGTAAATCGCCTACTAATGGGAGGGTCTTATTTACTCCCGCCCCTGGACTTAGTGGTCCTTCACCCATAGATATACAACCTATACGTTCATGTTTACCTAAACAAGCATCTATGGCTATTATAAACGGTTT is a window of Xylanivirga thermophila DNA encoding:
- a CDS encoding response regulator transcription factor, with the translated sequence MPIKLIIADDQQIIRQGLLAVFDDERFQIIGQASDGRQLVEQAKALKPDLVIADYSMPVFNGLEACSAIKEVDKNIKVMIMLDEFDILDKGLISDSGADACITKDILPDELISIAQLVYTGGYCIFPDFIRCIIKANDGNDNIGKSINLTQREMEVYKLVARSYTNQEIAKKLYISEATVKSHVSQILKKTGQNNRVQAVLYGFSKGIFSPYSI
- a CDS encoding DUF4446 family protein, whose amino-acid sequence is MKILYSFVHDYYIEICLAASMITLLSLILVIVNFSRTTKILRRYKRLMRGVDNKNLEFILNQQFDKIEQALNTVDMIEENHNTLLKQVNTCVQNVGVIRYNAFDDMGSQQSYSVAILDNEKNGVVLTGLFGRDSSSTYAKPIVNGKSNYPLSEEEIQAIQNALNQK
- a CDS encoding YkuS family protein, with the protein product MKTIAIQRGLEEIKMRLDAIGYNTLYHDEISTPIDAYVYYGTPDQMSLVSVNNMLNNSITSSNPIVVNAYQKSIDDIVKIIESRVYSPLF
- the yyaC gene encoding spore protease YyaC: MEKGRGKITVDISRPYALSAFIKGLEELIEVTYTDEEYSDIILLCIGTDRSTGDCLGPLTGHKLNLIKYENVWVYGTLEKPVHAKNLEETMDEIERKYKKPFIIAIDACLGKHERIGCISMGEGPLSPGAGVNKTLPLVGDLHIMGIVNMSGFMEYLILQNTRLNLVMKMADLISNGIHYVMWRLTAGEGNRTNQPTI